In a genomic window of Scomber japonicus isolate fScoJap1 chromosome 17, fScoJap1.pri, whole genome shotgun sequence:
- the mia3 gene encoding transport and Golgi organization protein 1 homolog, producing MAAKHFYRKGFLLLLFNFISTAALEKRFSDFKRCADEECSMLLCRGKAVTDFKGPDCRFLSFKTSETVYVYYKLSGRRADMWAGSVGNQFGYFPKDLLAVNHVYTDKEHEIPAEETDFVCFDTGFDRFDNYDVDSLLGSMAEESDSENEGTSEQIQEAEGTQNETKPSDEEATDSEKLIEPYDNSEDLDKVPDKQSASLPQPDVANESPSTKEVEPDVAATPDSTERAAEDKGNEQKPTADSVLETVAIKKSETKDTLTKHEAESLPKDEFVSKNEPVSISEGMQIPKLKTTFGTTFDAVTTDEETTRNVTPYEEEEESENVKDHPEDDTDVIRETPLLPFFEQGAENPASDSLKDQKVRPTTQDDKPKTAEEKNMWTSLGDAVFSVVTGGERTAEDLSSEEDEDDDEDEEEAASKSPLSLDVKPLTPGLPKEPEKIDPVLEDPPNSMSTDSKKTLDSKKLLFDRDNDSDIVEPEKIDPVLEDPPNSMSTDSKKTLDSKKLLFDRDNDSDIVAFKHKEPQDETLKPTDKPIHHQTEASDPISQDDSYAQKSDIKTTDEPVEDQDEGEVTEDSEVSDENENIQDSSIAIEHTVDLDENKTVIDQELAINKTETHQDPSTDLDIRDDDDEKKANDSLEHQYRDRSITDLESNDSQPELSVEEPKIHKELPTEEMEDEKYAEVDEEMHEEKELLEDENALSFSQSDDDADADADEPSPEAVVHTEPEPEPEPEYSDSIMRLTLLRDHFTEENMVRFHKILGLKNLYKVEAMFTILDTELQATRLSQPGTTQDIENALESILESSENAILDEIEKMLDNRDTRHDDENQTGTSSLDEETEILDDFQELSFSLRQKYSTASDSTPMAVEKVPVQDEHELNVKEDVPNTVEEEKVVIPETETDDNLTVTDLEEKQAKVEEEPVLLEEVHTGSDVSVEEDGGHFNKNKDNQPSFTASEELQKVPQAVLEKPLDMGLGVVMEQSPSESLDSKEPVSELHEEEVGLFSVGIVYMGCTVSMIKTRVVEWTVVMISLLPEEWRPGETLFGCPWQAVVITAFVGVVTFTLFFWRTVLAVKKREYLVDEKRLIEQMEALKKEKSDALTKMAELQKQTEKLKENQKQSEVTVSSTKKRLQDLESKVLKAETRNEQMTEEKDTYAKLLKEERENALQNETRIEKLEKSNEKLQLSRKKIQEALSKTTVLLDESKIREDARNVQHKSLEKDYATLKEENKTLKSTIKTWEDKHKELSEQIKVYQKSQKELEDSVVLKDHNVEVLSELLSDLDACDLQKGDSKVNGEVAADKKTAIKNRIKQMMDVSRVQTTLTVVEEERDRFMTKLLNEEKSRKALEEQHQELEHAIATMKSEKSHLENQFQILQQKNEIMIEMYQQKENALQQRLTKEELERRSKESMLSEVGGKAVEAEEQVKLLRHRINEMEEQMKKTEEVYKEQIKEQENKTHSNWVNARNAERALSQEKLESSKLREKLAVLTSQLNERRAPLFRPNSGQPAGPRQGDSYGPSPVSGGAPSPPLMIEGPRRPPSAPVGRRIDPYGPRPPSDPHGRYPDNKHIPGMDMMGPRSSSPANMDGSGPGSFLASPIRDSPGPGPHEPMLPPGPHGRLPPPGPYRPPRPGMYHLPPGPHGPNVPPPHHGPPLPANGHPGMPLPGPMGGEFGPRPANGHAFHPRPGPGHVIDPRGPPPPHFRPPPPHQFGPMPLPHSVRGPMGPRPLIPPDMRFPGPRDHPSAPMDLPPGVPPHPGHGVAYGQAPPDALHNSAGAHTGPGQDRPLKQEASQDSARAGTVKP from the exons ATGGCAGCAAAACACTTTTACCGAAAAggctttttattacttttatttaattttatttcaacTGCAGCCTTGGAAAAGCGGTTCTCCGACTTTAAAAGATGCGCCGATGAGGAGTGCAGCA TGCTCTTATGTCGGGGAAAAGCAGTGACAGATTTCAAAGGACCAGACTGTCGGTTCTTGTCATTCAAGACTTCAGAAACTGTCTATGTATACTACAAACTTTCAGGCAGAAGGGCTGACATGTGGGCTGGAAGT GTTGGAAATCAATTTGGCTATTTCCCAAAGGACCTTCTTGCAGTCAACCATGTTTATACAGACAAAGAACATGAAATTCCAGCAGAG GAAAcggattttgtttgttttgacacTGGATTTGATAGGTTTGACAACTATGATGTAGATTCACTGTTGGGCTCCATGGCAGAGGAGAGTGACAGTGAAAATGAGGGAACATCTGAACAAATCCAAGAAGCAGAAGGCactcaaaatgaaacaaagccATCAGATGAAGAGGCAACAGACAGTGAAAAATTAATTGAGCCTTATGATAACTCTGAGGATCTTGACAAAGTCCCAGACAAGCAAAGTGCCTCTTTGCCTCAACCTGATGTGGCAAATGAATCACCTTCTACAAAAGAAGTAGAGCCTGATGTGGCAGCTACACCTGACAGTACTGAGAGGGCTGCAGAAGACAAAGGGAATGAGCAAAAACCAACAGCCGACTCTGTTCTTGAAACTGTCGCTATAAAGAAGAGTGAAACCAAAGATACACTCACAAAACATGAGGCAGAATCTCTGCCCAAAGATGAGTTTGTTTCAAAAAATGAGCCAGTGTCAATTTCTGAAGGAATGCAAATCCCTAAGTTAAAAACGACCTTCGGAACAACTTTTGATGCTGTCACCACTGATGAGGAAACCACCAGGAACGTCACCCCatatgaggaagaggaggaaagcgAAAATGTAAAAGATCATCCTGAAGATGACACTGATGTTATAAGAGAAACTCCACTGCTGCCTTTCTTTGAACAAGGAGCCGAAAATCCAGCATCCGATTCCCTCAAAGATCAGAAAGTTCGTCCTACGACACAAGACGATAAACCAAAAACTGCAGAGGAAAAGAACATGTGGACGTCACTTGGAGATGCAGTTTTTTCCGTTGTGACTGGTGGGGAGAGGACAGCTGAAGATTTGAGTTCAGAGGAAgacgaagatgatgatgaagatgaggaggaagctgCTTCAAAATCCCCTCTAAGTCTTGACGTAAAACCACTAACACCAGGGTTACCAAAAGAGCCAGAAAAAATAGATCCAGTTCTTGAAGACCCTCCTAATTCAATGTCTACAGATAGTAAGAAAACACTCGATTCGAAGAAACTCTTGTTTGATCGTGACAATGATAGTGACATAGTAGAGCCAGAAAAAATAGATCCAGTTCTTGAAGATCCTCCGAATTCAATGTCTACAGATAGTAAGAAAACACTCGATTCTAAGAAACTCTTGTTTGATCGTGACAATGATAGTGACATAGTAGCATTCAAACACAAGGAACCTCAGGATGAAACACTGAAACCCACTGATAAGCCGATACACCATCAAACAGAAGCAAGTGATCCAATATCACAGGACGACTCTTACGCTCAAAAATCAGATATCAAAACAACAGATGAACCCGTTGAGGATCAAGATGAGGGAGAGGTCACAGAAGATTCAGAGGTCAgcgatgaaaatgaaaacatccaGGACAGTAGCATTGCAATTGAGCATACAGTGGACTTAGACgaaaacaaaacagtgataGATCAAGAATTAGCCATTAACAAGACCGAAACACATCAGGATCCGTCTACTGATTTAGATATTAGAGATGACGATGACGAGAAGAAAGCAAATGACAGCCTTGAACATCAATATCGTGACCGTTCTATCACAGATTTAGAAAGTAATGACAGTCAACCAGAACTATCTGTTGAGGAACCAAAGATTCACAAGGAACTACCTACAGAGGAGATGGAAGACGAGAAATACGCCGAG GTAGATGAGGAGATGCACGAAGAAAAAGAATTACTTGAAGATGAAAATGCACTTTCTTTTTCGCAATCAGATGATGATGCAGATGCAGATGCTGATGAACCCTCACCAGAAGCAGTTGTGCACAccgagccagagccagagccagagccagaatACAGTGATAGCATAATGAGACTGACTCTGCTGCGTGACCACTTCACAGAGGAGAACATGGTGCGCTTCCACAAGATTCTGGGTCTCAAGAATCTCTACAAAGTGGAGGCCATGTTCACCATCCTGGACACAGAGTTACAGGCTACTCGTCTTTCACAACCGGGCACTACACAAGACATCGAGAATGCACTCGAGAGTATCCTGGAATCCTCAGAGAACGCTATCCTGGATGAGATTGAGAAGATGCTGGATAACCGTGATACAAGACACGATGATGAAAACCAAACGGGCACAAGCAGTTTGGACGAGGAAACTGAAATATTGGACGACTTTCAGGAGCTGTCATTCAGCCTACGACAGAAGTATTCAACAGCCAGTGATAGCACACCTATGGCAGTAGAGAAAGTACCAGTCCAAG ATGAACATGAATTAAATGTCAAAGAAGACGTGCCCAACACAGTTGAAGAGGAAAAAGTTGTCATCCCTGAGACGGAAACTGATGACAACCTCACAGTCACAGATCTTGAGGAAAAGCAAGCAAAGGTTGAAGAGGAGCCAGTCCTTTTGGAGGAAGTGCACACCGGATCGGATGTTAGTGTGGAGGAGGATGGTGGacacttcaataaaaacaaagacaatcaGCCAAGCTTCACTGCCTCAGAAGAACTGCAAAAGGTTCCTCAAGCCGTTCTGGAAAAACCCTTAGACATGGGCCTTGGTGTCGTGATGGAGCAGTCTCCCTCAG AATCTTTGGACTCCAAGGAACCGGTGTCTGAACTTCATGAAGAGGAAGTGGGATTATTCTCAGTTGGAATTGTGTACATGGGCTGCACCGTTTCAATGATCAAGACCAGAGTCGTAGAGTGGACTGTTGTG ATGATTTCACTACTGCCAGAAGAGTGGAGGCCAGGGGAAACCTTGTTTGGCTGTCCTTGGCAAGCTGTTGTCATCACTGCTTTTGTGGGAGTAGTGACCTTCACCCTCTTCTTCTGGAGGACCGTGTTGGCT GTAAAGAAGAGGGAGTACCTTG TGGATGAAAAAAGGCTCATAGAGCAAATGGAAGCGCTCAAAAAAGAGAAGAGTGATGCTCTCACCAAAATGGCTGAACTCCAGAAACAG actgaaaaactgaaagaaaatcaaaaacaaTCCGAGGTAACCGTTAGTTCTACAAAGAAAAGGTTACAAGACCTGGAG AGTAAAGTTTTGAAAGCTGAAACACGGAATGAACAAATGACTGAAGAAAAGGACACATATGCAAAACTGCTCAAAGAAGAGCGGGAAAACGCTCTACAAAATGAAACTCGG ATTGAGAAATTGGAGAAGTCAAACGAGAAGCTGCAGCTCAGCAGGAAAAAGATTCAGGAAGCGCTCTCCAAG ACTACTGTTCTCTTGGATGAGTCCAAGATTCGTGAAGATGCACGAAATGTTCAGCACAAAAGTCTTGAGAAAGACTACGCAAcactgaaagaagaaaacaaaaca CTTAAGAGTACTATTAAGACCTGGGAGGACAAACACAAGGAGCTGAGTGAACAGATTAAAGTCTATCAAAAGTCTCAGAAAGAGCTGGAGGACTCAGTGGTGCTCAAAGATCACAACGTGGAG GTGCTGTCGGAACTTCTGTCAGACCTCGACGCTTGTGATTTACAAAAAGGCGACAGCAAGGTCAATGGTGAAGTAGCAGCTG ATAAGAAGACTGCCATAAAGAACAGGATCAAACAGATGATGGACGTTTCACGG GTCCAGACCACACTCACCGTAGTTGAAGAAGAGCGTGATCGCTTCATGACCAAACTGCTGAATGAAGAAAAGAGTAGAAAGGCACTTGAAG AGCAACACCAGGAGCTTGAACATGCGATTGCAACCATGAAAAGCGAGAAGAGCCACCTTGAAAACCAGTTCCAGATCCTCCAGCAGAAAAATGAAATCATGATTGAAATGTACCAACAAAAGGAGAATGCTTTGCAGCA GAGATTAACCAAGGAGGAGCTGGAGCGTCGCAGCAAAGAGAGCATGTTGTCAGAGGTGGGAGGAAAAGCCGTGGAGGCCGAAGAGCAGGTTAAACTCTTAAGGCATCGCATCAATGAAATGGAGGAGCAAATGAAGAAGACTGAGGAAGTCTATAAAGAACAG atAAAAGAACAGGAAAACAAAACTCACTCAAACTGG GTGAATGCTCGTAATGCAGAGCGAGCTCTGAGTCAAGAGAAACTTGAATCATCCAAGCTCCGTGAGAA ACTGGCTGTACTCACCTCCCAGCTAAACGAGCGCCGCGCTCCTCTCTTCAGACCGAACTCTGGACAGCCTGCAGGTCCTCGCCAAG GTGATTCGTATGGGCCCTCTCCTGTGAGTGGAGgagccccctcccctccattAATGATAGAGGGTCCCAGGCGCCCACCCTCTGCCCCAGTAGGGCGAAGAATTGACCCGTATG GTCCACGACCTCCATCAGACCCACATGGCCGTTACCCTGACAACAAACACATCCCTGGGATGG acatgATGGGCCCCCGGAGCTCATCACCAGCCAACATGGACGGATCT gGTCCTGGATCCTTCCTAGCATCTCCCATCAGGGACTCACCTGGCCCCGGACCCCATGAGCCAATGCTCCCTCCTGGACCCCATGGTCGCCTCCCACCACCCGGACCTTACAGACCTCCACGACCCGGCATGTACCATCTGCCACCTGGACCACATGGTCCAAATGTACCACCTCCTCATCACGGGCCTCCACTACCCGCCAATGGTCACCCAGGTATGCCCCTGCCTGGACCAATGGGAGGAGAGTTCGGTCCTCGCCCTGCCAACGGACATGCATTCCACCCCAGGCCAGGCCCTGGACATGTCATTGATCCTCGGGGTCCACCGCCTCCACACTTCCGTCCCCCTCCGCCTCATCAGTTCGGGCCAATGCCGCTGCCACACA GTGTTCGTGGGCCCATGGGACCACGTCCACTCATCCCTCCTGACATGCGCTTCCCGGGACCGCGTGACCACCCTAGCGCACCAATGGACCTGCCTCCAGGTGTCCCACCCCATCCTGGACATGGTGTTGCTTATGGTCAGGCTCCACCTGATGCCCTCCACAACTCAGCAGGAGCTCACACTGGCCCCGGGCAGGACCGGCCCCTGAAGCAGGAAGCCTCTCAGGACTCAGCAAGGGCAGGAACGGTCAAGCCTTAA
- the taf1a gene encoding TATA box-binding protein-associated factor RNA polymerase I subunit A has product MPIGNLNDDCDSSEDNSTKEGRKSKLHFVNPISVETRNETGFHKSMRICLEQIREALLHHRWQEAAEYMACYPQMLDDTTRGKHQQQRELIWRMATEILHHHHNSKMEDYNNIYERMKHSGVKHYLLICLEHSFHLLLHGQIQDAKRELSAAESWRYGKESAAQYERTKLIHAYRSLLDYIIWCDKKHAQSNTDYSDSANNKDMNNYFRQASVNLKEILKNPGIWDPFILSYVEMLEFYEDHEEAEKVLNDYAYDNAFPPNPNAHVYLYEYFKRHDAPERKLMKVLKHLQTSVPSHELMLEYSFLLLWSDKKGDVQKALGVVLDMLDYACWRSNVDVWKRLKDIVDKLQLQEDWKEVVSEKMAARKDWWPALHFTRFHTREDSRDNPQLMGVKASLTSILCPDLTLKYSAGEVINEGQTQRKKTKKTKKT; this is encoded by the exons ATGCCTATTGGTAATTTGAATGATGACTGTGATTCCTCGGAGGACAACtcaacaaaagaaggaaggaagtcaaagCTCCATTTTGTTAATCCCATTAGTGTTG AGACGCGAAATGAAACTGGGTTTCACAAGAGCATGAGGATCTGTCTAGAGCAGATCAGAGAAGCCCTTCTGCATCATAGATGGCAGGAGGCAGCTGAATATATGGCATGTTACCCCCAAATGTTAGACGACACAACTAGGGGCAAACATCAGCAGCAAAGAGAG CTTATTTGGAGAATGGCCACTGAaatcctccaccaccaccacaactcAAAGATGGAAGACTACAACAACATCTACGAACGAATGAAACATTCAGGAGTTAAACATTACCTGCTG ATCTGCCTGGAACATTCATTTCACCTGCTGCTCCACGGCCAGATCCAGGATGCAAAGCGTGAGCTGTCTGCTGCTGAGAGTTGGAGGTACGGCAAAGAGTCAGCAGCTCAGTATGAGAGGACTAAACTGATCCACGCCTACAGAAGTTTACTGGATTATATCATCTGGTGTGACAAAAAGCATGCACAGTCCAACACTG ATTATTCAGACTCTGCCAACAACAAGGATATGAACAACTACTTCAGACAGGCTTCAGTGAATCTGAAGGAGATTTTGAAAAATCCCGGCATCTGGGATCCGTTCATATTGAGTTATGTTGAG ATGCTGGAATTCTATGAGGATCACGAAGAGGCTGAGAAAGTCCTGAATGACTACGCATATGACAACGCATTTCCCCCCAACCCCAATGCTCATGTCTATCTGTACGAATACTTCAAGAGACATGATGCTCCAGAGAGGAAATTGATGAAAGTGTTGAAG CACCTCCAAACTTCAGTACCAAGTCACGAGTTGATGTTGGAGTACAGTTTTCTTCTGCTTTGGTCAG ATAAAAAAGGTGATGTTCAGAAGGCTTTGGGAGTCGTTCTGGATATGCTGGACTACGCCTGCTGGAGGAGCAACGTGGACGTGTGGAAGCGTTTAAAGGATATTGTTGACAAATTACAGTTACA AGAGGACTGGAAGGAGGTCGTCTCTGAAAAGATGGCTGCGAGAAAAGACTGGTGGCCTGCGCTGCACTTCACAAGATTCCACACCAGGGAAGACTCTAGGGACAACCCGCAGCTGATGGGGGTGAAGGCGTCACTGACAAGCATCCTTTGTCCAG ACTTAACGCTTAAATACTCTGCTGGAGAGGTAATCAATGAAGGGCAGACACAAaggaagaagacgaagaagacaaagaaaacctAA